In one window of Hyla sarda isolate aHylSar1 chromosome 1, aHylSar1.hap1, whole genome shotgun sequence DNA:
- the ESS2 gene encoding splicing factor ESS-2 homolog — protein MAAPGPESSLSGPLVTRKPESSALAVPGQNPGDAGITKPKKKVLSEETYIQTMQKIIQRDFFPDVEKLRAQKEYLEAEESGDLEKMRQIAIKIGTSGRCSRESPLPYVTPATFETPVGVPGTPSFTTKHKEGEEGDSEKTEEDGDKLPSLDNFLAKHTSEDNASFEQIMEVAKEKERAKNSWLYEAEEEYKQRLQSNLALPSVEMQAIQDVKAGLDTWEYKTHNSLMYYPEGVPDNDAIFKKPREVVHKNTRFQKDPFSQALSKTQLQQAAALNAQYKQGKVGPDGKELIPQDSPKVNGFGFVATPSPVPGVDESPLMTWGEVESTPFRLDGSETPYLEKTPGPSFKILEPGRRERLGLKMANEAAAKNRANKQDALRKVTESLASLTPKGGLSPSMSPALQRLVNRTSSKYTDKALRASYTPSPAHSGSHAYKTPGGPRLTPTVTPTPGAASRTPTVPDPTSITDNLLHLPKRRKASDFF, from the exons ATGGCTGCTCCGGGACCGGAGAGTTCGCTCTCTGGGCCGCTAGTAACGCGAAAACCAGAATCCTCGGCTCTCGCTGTGCCCGGACAGAACCCGGGGGATGCCGGCATTACGAAGCCGAAAAAGAAGGTGCTGAGTGAGGAGACGTACATCCAG ACCATGCAGAAAATCATTCAGAGAGATTTCTTCCCGGATGTGGAGAAACTCCGAGCGCAGAAAGAATATTTGGAGGCAGAAGAGTCTGGGGACCTAGAAAAAATGAGGCAAATTGCTATTAAGATTGGCACTTCTGGGAGATGTTCTCGAGAATCCCCTTTAccct ATGTGACACCTGCTACATTTGAGACTCCTGTTGGGGTTCCTGGAACACCCTCATTTACAACTAAACATAAAGAAGGGGAGGAAG gagacagtgagaaaactgagGAGGATGGTGACAAGCTTCCAAGCCTAGACAACTTTTTAGCCAAACACACAAGTGAGGACAATGCCTCTTTTGAACAGATAATGGAGGTGGCAAAAGAGAAGGAACGAGCTAAGAATTCCTGGCTTTATGAAGCTGAGGAAGAGTATAAGCAG aggcttcaaagtaatCTTGCCCTCCCCTCTGTTGAAATGCAAGCTATTCAGGATGTGAAAGCAGGTCTGGATACCTGGGAGTACAAAACACACAATTCTCTCATGTACTATCCTGAAg GTGTACCAGACAATGATGCTATATTCAAGAAACCCCGGGAAGTAGTTCATAAAAACACACGTTTCCAGAAAGATCCCTTCAGTCAAGCTTTGAGTAAAACACAACTCCAGCAGGCAGCGGCCTTAAATGCACAG TACAAACAAGGGAAAGTTGGTCCTGATGGAAAGGAACTAATACCACAAGATTCTCCAAAAGTCAATGGCTTTGGATTTGTAGCTACACCGTCTCCTGTGCCAG GAGTTGATGAGTCCCCACTTATGACATGGGGTGAAGTTGAGAGCACTCCCTTTCGTTTGGATGGATCAGAGACACCATATTTGGAGAAGACACCGGGACCATCGTTTAAG ATTCTGGAGCCAGGTCGTAGGGAGCGATTGGGTCTGAAAATGGCTAATGAAGCTGCTGCAAAAAATAGAGCAAACAAGCAGGATGCTTTAAGGAAAGTGACTGAGAGCCTGGCCAG cTTGACACCTAAAGGAGGACTCAGTCCATCTATGTCTCCTGCTCTTCAGCGTTTGGTAAACAGAACATCAAGTAAATATACAGATAAAGCTCTAAGGGCCAGCTATACCCCATCTCCTGCGCACTCTGGATCCCATGCCTATAAAACCCCAGGAGGCCCACGACTCACACCTACTGTTACCCCCACTCCAGGAGCTGCTTCACGAACTCCTACTGTACCCGATCCCACCTCCATTACTGATAATTTACTACATTTACCCAAACGAAGAAAGGCATCAGACTTCTTTTAA
- the GSC2 gene encoding homeobox protein goosecoid-2 — protein MKHCLHFKADSPLHWPIQIVHTVPEDGGKLIHNGVQAINSMPVIQRRTRRHRTIFTEDQLQALEETFHQNQYPDVIAREQLAGRIHLREERVEVWFKNRRAKWRRQKRVTASIIILKGNENRDDSC, from the exons ACTCTCCGTTACACTGGCCTATACAAATAGTCCACACAGTTCCTGAAGATGGAGGAAAACTAATCCATAATGGGGTTCAAGCAATCAATAGTATGCCAGTCATTCAACGTAGGACTCGCCGCCACCGTACAATATTCACAGAAGACCAGTTACAGGCTCTAGAGGAAACTTTTCACCAAAATCAGTATCCAGATGTGATTGCTCGAGAACAGCTAGCCGGCCGAATACATCTTAGAGAGGAGAGAGTAGAG GTATGGTTCAAGAACCGAAGAGCAAAGTGGAGAAGGCAAAAGAGAGTCACAGCATCCATCATCATCCTCAAAGGAAACGAAAACAGAGATGACTCTTGTTAG